In the genome of Bufo bufo chromosome 9, aBufBuf1.1, whole genome shotgun sequence, the window ATCCTCATCATGACCTCTGGTCCCGCCCACCTAGCTATCCGCCTTTTGACCTTTGGTTCCGCCCACCTATCTATCCTCCTCATGACCTCTGGTCCCGCCCACCTAGCTATCCGCCTTTTGACCTTTGGTTCCGCCCACCTATCTATCTTTCTCATGACCTCTGGTCCCGCCCACCTAGCTATCTCTCATGTCCTCTGGTCCCACCCACCTAGCTATCTTCCTTATGACCTCTGGTCCCACCCACCTAGCTATCCGCCTCTTGACCTTTGGTCCCGCCCACCTAGCTATCCTCATCATGACCTCTGGTCCCGCCCACCTAGCTATCCTCATCATGACCTCTGGTCCCGCCCACCTAGCTATCTTCCTCATGACCTCTGGTCCCGCCCACCTAGCTATCTTCCTCATGACCTCTGGTCCCGCCCACCTAGCTATCTTCCTCATGACCTCTGGTCCCGCCCACCTAGCTATCTTCCTCATGACCTCTGGTCCCGCCCACCTAGCTATCCGCCTCTTGACCTGTGGTCCCGCCCACCTAGCTATCTGCCTCTTGACCTCTGGTCCCGCCCACCTAGCTATCCTTCTCTTGACCTGTGGTCCCGCCCACCTAGCTATCCTCATCATGACCTCTGGTCCTGCCCACCTAGCTTTCTTCCTCATGACCTCTAGTCCCGCCCACCTAGCTATCCTCATCATGACCTCTGGTCCCGCCCACCTAGCTATCTGCCTCTTGACCTCTAGTCCCGCCCACCTAGCTATCCTCATCATGACCTCTGGTCCCGCCCACCTAGCTATCTGCCTCTTGACCTGTGGTCCCGCCCACCTAGCTTTCTTCCTCATGACCTCTAGTCCCGCCCACCTAGCTATCCTCATCATGACCTCTGGTCCCGCCCACCTAGCTATCTGCCTCTTGACCTCTGGTCCCGCCCACCTAGCTTTCTTCCTCATGACCTCTAGTCCCGCCCACCTAGCTATCCTCATCATGACCTCTGGTCCCGCCCACCTAGCTATCCTCATCATGACCTCTGGTCCCGCCCACCTAGCTATCCGCCTCTTGACCTGTGGTCCCGCCCACCTCatggctcctccccctgctctTCTCCCTCCAGGGCTCTCCACACAGTCCGTCTGGTGTAAGTTGTGGAAGGACATCATGAAGAGTAAACCGTCCCGACTGGTGGTGAGTGCGCTGAGCGGGGGCGTGCACCCGTCCTGGCGCTGCGTTAGTATTCACACCCTCCATCTTTGATTCCAGACAGTGATGTGCTGGAGGAAGAAGTTCCTTGAAGCGTTTTTCCACAATGTCCTTCGCGGGATCCTTGACGTGTCCTCTGACCGGCGGCTGCACGACCGCCGCTTCTCCCCGCTGGTGCACAGCGCGCGCCATGTCTCGGAGCTGACCATCTGTAACAAGCAGCAGGAGGTGACGGAGCTGACCCCCGCCCTGCTGCAGAGCCTGGCCCAGTCTGCGGAGGCGCTGAAGTTCCTGCACCTGCGCTCGTCTGACCCCGACACCCAGAAGTGCCTGCGCCTGCTGCTGCACCACCTCATCCACCACGGCCACGTCAACAAGGTGTCGGTGCTGTCCTGGCCCTGTCCTGACAACCAGCTGCTGGACCTGATCCTGACAATGAGCGCCGGCTACTGGCAGCCTGCCCCAGACTGCCCCTGCAGCTCCTGCCTCCCGGCTGACAGCGCCCCCGGCAGCAGCGAGGAGCGGAGCGGCGCCATGTTAAGCCTGCAGCCCCTTAATATCAGCCAGAATGTCCCTGCCTCATCTACCTCATGTGGGGGCCCGGGCGGGGGCCACTCCTCTGAGCCCAGTGACTTGTATGACTTCATTTTTAGTGTTTCAGCAGTGGAAGAGAGCGCCCCCGAGGCCTCCTGTGTGGAAGGGGTGAGAAGTGTGGGGGCGTCACCGTTATCTGGGGCCGTGCTTTTCAAGAGTGTCAAAGCACTCAACCTACATAACATCCCCCTTACTTTACCCTCCTGTCGCTCTCTGTGCCGCCTGCTGCGCTCGTGGACGTCCCTGGAACGGCTGACTATGGCGTACAACGGTGAGTAATGCACCCTGAGCTCTGCTTCATCATTGTGTAGACCAGCACTGGTGTAGTGTGTGCTGACCATGGGGGGGTCCATGTAAGGTGACAGAGCGCTGATGAGCAACTGACCCTCTGCtgaccatgggggggggggtccaaggTGACAGCTCTGAGGAGCAACTGACCCTCTGCTGACCATGGGGGGGTCCAAGGTGACAGCTCTGAGGAGCAACTGACCCTCTGCTGACCATGGGGGGGTCCAAGGTGACAGCGCTGAGGAGCAACTGACCCTCTGCTGACCATGGGGGGGTCCATGTAAGGTGACAGAGCGCTGAAGAGCAACTGACCCTCTGCtgaccatgggggggggggtccaaggTGACAGCTCTGAGGAGCAACTGACCCTCTGCTGACCATGGGAGGGTCCATGTAAGGTGACAGAGCGCTGAGGAGCAACTGACCCTCTGCTGACCATGGGGGGGACCAAGGTGACAGCTCTGAGGAGCAACTGACCCTCTGCTGACCATGGGAGGGGTCCATGTAAGGTGACAGAGCGCTGAGGAGCAACTGACCCTGTGCtgaccatgggggggggggggtccatgtAAGGTGACAGAGCTCTGAGGAGCAACTGACCCTCTGCTGACCATGGGAGGGTCCATGTAAGGTGACAGAGCGCTGAGGAGCAACTGACCCTGTGCTGACCATGGGGGGGGTCCATGTAAGGTGACGGCTCTGAGGAGCAACTGACCCTCTGCTGACCATGGGAGGGTCCATGTAAGGTGACAGAGCGCTGAGGAGCAACTGACCCTCTGCTGACTATGGGGAGTCCATGTAAGGTGACGGCTCTGAGGAGCAACTGACCCTCTGCTGACCATGGGAGGGTCCATGTAAGGTGACAGAGCGCTGAGGAGCAACTGACCCTCTGCTGACCATGGGGGGGTCCAAGGTGACAGCGCTGAGGAGCAACTGACCCTCTGCTGACCAAGGGGGGGGGGTCCATGTAAGGTGACATCTCTGAGGAGCAACTGAACCTCTGCTGACTATGGGGAGTCCATGTAAGGTGACAGAGCGCTGAGGAGCAACTGACCCTCTGCTGACCATGGGGGGGACCAAGGTGACAGCTCTGAGGAGCAACTGAACCTCTGCTGACTATGGGGAGTCCATGTAAGGTGACAGAGCTCTGAGGAGCAACTGACCCTCTGCTAACCATGGGGGGGTCCATGTAAGGTGACAGAGCGCTGAGGAGCAACTGACCCTCTGCTGACCATGGGGGGGTCCATGTAAGGTGACAGAGCTCTGAGGAGCAACTGACCCTCTGCTGACCATGGGGAGGTCCATGTAAGGTGACAGAGCTCTGAGGAGCAACTGACCCTCTGCTGACCATGGGGAGGTCCATGTAAGGTGACAGCCCTAAGGAGCAACTGACCCTCTGCTGACCATGGGGGGGGGTCCATGTAAGGTGACAGAGCTCTGAGGAGCAACTGACCCTCTGCTGACCATGGGGGGGTCCATGTAAGGTGACAGAGCGCTGAGGAGCAACTGACCCTCTGCTGACCATGGGGGGGTCCATGTAAGGTGACAGAGCTCTGAGGAGCAACTGACCCTCTGCTGACCATGGGGGGGTCCATGTAAGGTGACAGAGCTCTGAGGAGCAACTGACCCTCCTAGAAGGTTTTCCAGGAAGAGCAAAAGAGGGACCTTCCCAGAGGAGCATAGGAGGAACCAGATCCATATTCATGCCTATGACTGGGAGACCAGAGAGGCTTATGGAGGTGGAATGTGACGAGAGCACTGAACTTCTACCCAAtgactccagcagaatagtgagtgcagctctggagtataatacaggatgtaactcaggatcagtacaggataagtaatgtatgtacacagtgactgcaccagcagaatagtgagtgcagctctggagtataatacaggatgtaactcaggatcagtacaggataagtaatgtatgtacacagtgactgcaccagcagaatagtgagtgcagctctggagtataatacaggatgtaactcaggatcagtacaggataagtaatgtatgtacacagtgactgcaccagcagaatagtgagtgcagctctggagtataacacaggatgtaacgcaggatcagtacaggataagtaatgtatgtacacagtgactgcaccagcagaatagtgagtgcagctctggagtataatacaggatgtaactcaggatcagtacaggataagtaatgtatgtacacagtgattgcaccagaagaatagtgagtgcagctctggagtataatacaggatgtaactcaggatcagtacaggattagtaatgtatgtacacagtgactgcaccagcagaatagtgagtgcagctctggagtataatacaggatgtaactcaggatcagtacaggataagtaatgtatgtacacagtgactgcaccagcagaatagtgagtgcagctctggggtataatacaggatgtaactcaggatcagtacaggataagtaatgtatgtacacagtgactgcaccagcagaatagtgagtgcagctctggagtataatacaggatgtaactcaggatcagtacaggataagtaatgtatgtacacagtgattgcaccagcagaatagtgagtgcagctctggagtataatacaggatgtaactcaggatcagtacaggataagtaatgtctgtacacagtgactgcaccagcagaatagtgagtgtagctctggagtataatacaggatgtaactcaggatcagtacaggataagtaatgtatgtacacagtgactgcaccagcagaatagtgagtgcagctctggagtataatacaggatgtaactcaggatcagtacaggataagtaatgtatgtacacagtgactgcaccagcagaatagtgagtgcagctctggagtataatacaggatgtaactcgggatccgtacaggataagtaatgtatgtacacagtgactgcaccagcagaatagtgagcgcagctctggagtataatacaggatgtaactcaggatcagtacaggataagtaatgtatgtacacagtgactgcaccagcagaatagtgagtgcagctctggagtataatacaggatgtaactcaggatcagtacaggataagtaatgtatgtacacagtgactgcaccagcagaatagtgagtgcagctctggagtataatacaggatgtaactcaggatctgtacaggataagtaatgtatgtacacagtgactgcaccagcagaatagtgagtgcagctctggagtataatacaggatgtaactcaggatcagtacaggataagtaatgtatgtacacagtgactgcaccagcagaatagtgagtgcagctctggggtataatacaggatgtaactcaggatcagtacaggataagtaatgtatgtacacagtgactgcaccagcagaatagtgagtgcagctctggagtataatacaggatgtaactgaggatcagtacaggataagtaatgtatgtacacagtgactgcaccagcagaatagtgagtgcagctctggagtataatacaggatgtaactcaggatcagtacaggataagtaatgtatgtacacagtgactgcaccagcagaatagtgagtgcagctctggagtataatacaggatgtaactcaggatcagtacaggataagtaatgtatgtacacagtgattgcaccagcagaatagtgagtgcagctctggagtataatacaggatgtaactcaggatcagtacaggataagtaatgtctgtacacagtgactgcaccagcagaatagtgagtgtagctctggagtataatacaggatgtaactcaggatcagtacaggataagtaatgtatgtacacagtgactgcaccagcagaatagtgagtgcagctctggagtataatacaggatgtaactgaggatcagtacaggataagtaatgtatatacacagtgactgcaccagcagaatagtgagtgcagctctggagtataatacaggatgtaactcaggatcagtacaggctaagtaatgtatgtgcacagtgactgcaccagcagaatagtgagtgcagctctggagtataatacaggatgtaactccggatcagtaatgtatgtacacagtgactgcaccagcagaatagtgagtacagctctggagtgtaatacaggatgtacagtcaggtccataaatattgggacacggacacaattgtaacatttttggctctattcaccaccacaatagatctgaaatgaaacggacaagatgtgctttacctgcagactgtcagctgtaatctgaggggatttacatccaaatcaggtgaacggtgcaggaattacagcagttacatatgtgcctcccacttgttaagggtccagaagtaatgggacaattggcttctcagctgttccatggccggtgtgtgttattccctcattatcccaattacaatgagcagataaaaggtccagaggtcatttccagtctgatatctgcatttggaatctgttgctgtcaactctcaagatgagatccaaagagcggtcactatcagtgaagccatcattaggctgaaaaacacaacaaacccatcagagagatagcaaaaacattaggcgcggccaaaacaactgcctggaacattcttataaagaaggaacgcaccggtgagctcagcaacaccaaaagacccggaagaccacggaaaacaactgtggtggatgagcgaggaattctttccctggtgaagaaaacacccttcacaacagttggccagaccaagaacactctccaggaggtaggtctatgtgtgccagagtcaacaatcaggagaagacttcaccagagtgaatacagagggttcaagatggaaaccattggtgagcctcaaaaacaggaaggccagattagagtttgccaaacgacatctaaaaaagcctccacagttctggaacaacatcctatggacagatgagaccaagatcaacttgtaccagagcgatgggaagagaagagtatggagaaggaaaggagctgctcatgatcctaagcataccacctcatcagtgaagcatggtggtggtggtagtgtcatggcgtgggcatgtatggctgccaatggaactgcttctcttgtatttattgatgatgtgactgctgacagaagcagcaggatgaattctgaagggtttcgggcaatattatctgctcatattcagcccaatGCTTCAGAACTCCGCTTGGActccgcttcacagtgcagatggacaatgacccaaagcatactgcaaaagaaaccaaagagttttctaagggaaagaagtggaatgttctgcaatggccgagtcaatcaccggacctgaatccgattgagctgcatttcactgtctgaagacaaaactgaagggaaaatgccccaagaacaagcaggaactgaagacagttgcagtagaggcctggcagagcatcaccagggatgagaccagcgtctggtgatgtctatgcgttccagacttcaggctgtaattgactgcaaaggatttgtaaccaagtattaaaaagtgacagtttgatttatgattattattatgtcccattacttctggtccctttacatctgtgcctcccacttgttaactgctgtaattcctgcaccgttcacctgatttggatgtaaatcccctcagattacagctgacagtctgcaggtaaagcacatcttgtccgtttcatctcacatccattgtggtggtgtatagaggcaaaaatgttagaattgtgtccatgtcccagtatttatggacctgactgtaagtgatGTCTAGTTTTGGGGTTCAGGGGTGACTGGTGCTCTGAGTACAGTTCATGACTTTTCACGCATGAAGCTGAGGACATTGGGTGATGGCTTGCGGGGCGTGTTCTCTACACTTCGCTATGTGGCCCTTGTGTCATGCTGTGTTCTGTTCAGATCTAGGGGCCAATATCGCTCTGGTTTTGGAGGCGTTGTCTGCCCTGTCGCGGTCTCCTGGCTGCTGCCTCAGGGTCTTCTCTCTGAGTGACATCACCACCTACGTCCCCATGCTGGAGCTGGTGCAGACGTTGCTCAGGAACCTCCCGAACCTTCATCTGTTGTCCCTCAGCTACGACCTGGAGAGTCAGAGTGACTGGGAGAGTCCTGGTGCTGGAGCCGCGCAGTGCGCAGGTGAGTCTGGTGCTCGGGGCTCGCTCCTCCCCGTTGTCCCTGATTCTTACGTCTTCTTCTGGTCTCTGCAGACAATGGCTTACAGCAGCTGGAGCTCCGCTTTCCTCATGACCCTGTGCGGGTGGAGCATCTGGTGCCCGTGCTGAAGGCGTCCTCCTCCCTGGTGGAGCTCTCTCTGGACAATGCCACCTTTTCAGACCAGGACGATCTGAGGCGCGTTCTGCGGGTGATTGCAGGTAATGGTGCCGCATCTGCTCCCTCGTGTCCTGTCTATATGACGCAGCACCTTGTGTGATGAGGGCCCGGCCTGTTGTCGGGGTTGTCATTCCTGGATCAGTGAAGCTTTTACAGGTCACGGCTTACGTGATAGCAGATCCCAGAAGAGGGACGGCGGCTCCGAATAGAGCGTACTTGAGCGAGATAACAGAGGTAGTAGATGTACAGGTCCACCACACACCTGGATCTGCCGCCAGGTGAAACCCACAAGTAATAAAGACAACAAAAGCAATCTGTTACACAGCCTGGAGGTCACCCCGATCTGCTGCATTGTACAGAGGCTCTTGTCAACCAATATTCACCGGACAGAATAATAtcaaaaacatcggacccccaaggagtcatgataatcaccaaaaaaatgaataaaactaacttgcatatgtatgaagatccaaaaaactttattgtaagtatatataaacaatacatacatatataataaaacaggcagcacaaggcgggacacacagatgaggagcaggacccgaggagaggccgggagatcagtgcacgaaataacagggaaaaagagaatgctagctgaaagagcaaACCTCAAAACctcagcagcaacgccccaaacaaagtgcagaggaggcgattgtagagattgaggttggaatgaaaaggacaaagtataaacataccctgactggtgcagagatctctcggccgactcctgacccaacgccgtttcgccagtagatctggcttcttccggggatacctgctcctcatctgtgtgtcccgccttgtgctgcctgttttattatatttgtatgtattgtttatctgtttatatatacttacaataaag includes:
- the LRRC41 gene encoding leucine-rich repeat-containing protein 41 isoform X2: MLNIYYLERIEAAAVRKGLSTQSVWCKLWKDIMKSKPSRLVTVMCWRKKFLEAFFHNVLRGILDVSSDRRLHDRRFSPLVHSARHVSELTICNKQQEVTELTPALLQSLAQSAEALKFLHLRSSDPDTQKCLRLLLHHLIHHGHVNKVSVLSWPCPDNQLLDLILTMSAGYWQPAPDCPCSSCLPADSAPGSSEERSGAMLSLQPLNISQNVPASSTSCGGPGGGHSSEPSDLYDFIFSVSAVEESAPEASCVEGVRSVGASPLSGAVLFKSVKALNLHNIPLTLPSCRSLCRLLRSWTSLERLTMAYNDLGANIALVLEALSALSRSPGCCLRVFSLSDITTYVPMLELVQTLLRNLPNLHLLSLSYDLESQSDWESPGAGAAQCADNGLQQLELRFPHDPVRVEHLVPVLKASSSLVELSLDNATFSDQDDLRRVLRVIADCNVLLRRLGFHDMKMSDAPREILHLLSLSRLEEIKFSFCRLFETSSADFVAEFVAAVRRNPSVRILTLNGNRLGNDGLCALAELYSPDSRSGIIYLDVSSNCIKPDGLLRFTKKLEGFGKLPLRQLDISQNLLDRDPVLAREALQALEGVCRVVRDSWDSSQAFSDHVSVM
- the LRRC41 gene encoding leucine-rich repeat-containing protein 41 isoform X1; amino-acid sequence: MERSPEDAGGSPATLFQLSAQAVTADMERLEEDVWGLPSVVLQGLLPMLNIYYLERIEAAAVRKGLSTQSVWCKLWKDIMKSKPSRLVTVMCWRKKFLEAFFHNVLRGILDVSSDRRLHDRRFSPLVHSARHVSELTICNKQQEVTELTPALLQSLAQSAEALKFLHLRSSDPDTQKCLRLLLHHLIHHGHVNKVSVLSWPCPDNQLLDLILTMSAGYWQPAPDCPCSSCLPADSAPGSSEERSGAMLSLQPLNISQNVPASSTSCGGPGGGHSSEPSDLYDFIFSVSAVEESAPEASCVEGVRSVGASPLSGAVLFKSVKALNLHNIPLTLPSCRSLCRLLRSWTSLERLTMAYNDLGANIALVLEALSALSRSPGCCLRVFSLSDITTYVPMLELVQTLLRNLPNLHLLSLSYDLESQSDWESPGAGAAQCADNGLQQLELRFPHDPVRVEHLVPVLKASSSLVELSLDNATFSDQDDLRRVLRVIADCNVLLRRLGFHDMKMSDAPREILHLLSLSRLEEIKFSFCRLFETSSADFVAEFVAAVRRNPSVRILTLNGNRLGNDGLCALAELYSPDSRSGIIYLDVSSNCIKPDGLLRFTKKLEGFGKLPLRQLDISQNLLDRDPVLAREALQALEGVCRVVRDSWDSSQAFSDHVSVM